The following coding sequences are from one Odontesthes bonariensis isolate fOdoBon6 chromosome 10, fOdoBon6.hap1, whole genome shotgun sequence window:
- the LOC142390138 gene encoding general transcription factor II-I repeat domain-containing protein 2-like, giving the protein MVTARGPEPARMDITTGPVTSVDENLSLARAGLSPLDSTRAATDTGSACTVQVAVPKEYNIRRHYETHQEKYNDYTGQRAVKASYVIAWEIAKASKPFSEGEFVRTCMIKAAELVCPENRQALANISLSRPTVTERVEELSSDLHSQLKEKIKSFVAFSIALDESTDVTDTAQLAIFIRGVDAALNVTEEFVSVVPMTDTTTANDVFVSLVGALDNLEVDWSRAVSVATDGAPSMVGRKAGVVVKARGLNHRQFDAFLFENDIHHGLPYHTDVRWLSRGAVLKRFYKLRNEIAEFMQAKGKPVEELDDPEWTRDLAFLVDITEHLNVLNVTMQGRNKLVTEYYDSVRAFQIKLSLWKAQLSQRNAAHFPCLKSLHVNHQSMDKYASLLSGLMGEFSNRFTVFTELEKDFSLFRSPFTTDASEVPEGMQMELIDLQCCARLKDTYASVGIESFYQSLPPEYPIITAFADAHLNDVVKIATAQSLSPNVDKLVKTKRLLASTCKM; this is encoded by the exons ATGGTAACGGCCCGCGGGCCGGAACCGGCCCGAATGGACATCACAACCGGCCCGGTTACATCAGTGgatgagaa TTTGTCTCTCGCTCGTGCCGGTCTCAGTCCCTTGGACAGTACACGCGCTGCAACAGACACCGGCAGCGCGTGCACTGTCCAAG TGGCTGTGCCAAAGGAGTACAACATCAGACGACATTACGAGACCCATCAGGAGAAGTACAACGACTACACAGGGCAAC gGGCAGTGAAGGCGAGCTATGTCATCGCATGGGAGATAGCCAAAGCTTCCAAGCCTTTCTCTGAGGGCGAATTCGTGAGGACGTGCATGATAAAGGCAGCCGAGCTAGTGTGTCCAGAAAATCGACAAGCTCTCGCGAACATCAGCTTATCCCGACCTACAGTGACCGAGAGAGTGGAAGAGCTCTCCAGCGACTTGCATAGCCAActtaaagaaaagattaaaTCCTTCGTCGCGTTCTCCATTGCTCTTGACGAGAGCACTGATGTGACTGATACGGCTCAGTTGGCGATATTTATTCGCGGAGTGGATGCTGCCTTGAATGTCACGGAGGAGTTTGTTTCCGTGGTACCCATGACAGACACGACTACAGCTAACGACGTGTTTGTTAGCCTTGTCGGGGCCCTTGACAATCTGGAGGTGGACTGGAGTCGCGCTGTCAGTGTGGCTACGGATGGTGCACCTTCCATGGTAGGAAGAAAGGCCGGAGTGGTCGTCAA AGCCAGAGGGCTTAACCATCGGCAATTCGatgcatttttatttgaaaatgacaTTCATCACGGCCTTCCCTATCACACCGATGTGCGCTGGTTGAGCCGAGGCGCAGTGCTCAAAAGGTTCTACAAATTGCGCAACGAGATAGCCGAGTTTATGCAGGCTAAAGGCAAGCCTGTGGAGGAATTGGACGACCCCGAATGGACCAGAGACCTAGCCTTTTTAGTGGACATTACCGAACACTTAAACGTCTTGAATGTTACTATGCAAGGTCGCAACAAACTTGTTACCGAGTATTACGACAGTGTCCGTGCGTTTCAAATTAAACTATCGTTATGGAAGGCACAGCTCAGCCAGCGCAATGCAGCCCACTTCCCCTGTTTGAAATCTCTGCATGTCAACCATCAGAGCATGGACAAGTATGCAAGCTTGCTCTCCGGCCTCATGGGCGAGTTTTCCAATCGATTCACGGTTTTCACTGAACTGGAAAAGGACTTTTCGCTTTTTCGCTCTCCTTTCACGACGGATGCTTCCGAGGTCCCAGAGGGGATGCAAATGGAACTGATAGACTTGCAATGCTGCGCGCGGTTGAAAGATACATACGCATCTGTTGGAATTGAATCATTCTACCAGTCGTTGCCACCCGAGTACCCAATTATCACTGCCTTTGCAG ATGCGCATCTCAATGATGTCGTGAAAATAGCCACGGCCCAGAGCCTGTCCCCCAATGTGGACAAGCTGGTGAAAACTAAAAGGCTTCTGGCTTCGACATGTAAAATGTAG